Below is a window of Sciurus carolinensis chromosome 6, mSciCar1.2, whole genome shotgun sequence DNA.
GACTGGTAGTTCAGTTTCCAATTTCCTATTTTGCTTTCCTATCATCTATATCCATTTAGTTCACTGAATCTTAGATTTTGATTCACCACTTTACTATCATCCTTTCCACACAGGTGAGAACATATTCACAAACTTGCAAGATCTAGATGCTCCCTCATTGAGGGTAATGCCTgtttaaaatctgaaatgttaAGAGCACTTTAAATTCATGGGGACTTTGGATTGGCTCTCAAATGCTGAAGAGTCAGTATGTCATTTCTAATCTTTTATTCTTGCTTAATGCAAGTTTCACATAGTCACCAGCAATTCTGCCTCAGTAGGGATTAGAATAGTTTCATTTCAAAAAGACATCTCCAGAGGAAGTGGCATAAGGTGGTGGCAGACGAGGACCTTCCAGTGATCTCACCTCCCCACAGAAATAGCAACCCAAAACAGCATCTGACTTTTATTGACATCTTGATTTAAGTCAATGgtgtaaaataaaaacacaaacaaaattttaCAAGGCTATTGAGGAGTATGAAACTGATTCTGATGATGATTATGAATTACTATTTACTTCTCAATGTTATGTTATGAAATTTATGTTAATCAAAATTCTTTGTAGTTTGAAGAAAGGTACTGAAGTATTTGTGCATGGAATGAAGTAATGCTTTGGATTCATTTGCGTCCTCTAGCAGGATTAGATGAATAAGCATTGGCCATGTTTTGGCAATTGTTGAAGTTGACTCTAAAGGAgacctgcatttttttttttttgtattattttccttaaCTTTGAGCTTAAATATTCCCgtaataaaagaatttaaataagagaaaaacagaaagatatgAAAACTGATCTGTTTCTGGACCTAACTGGGGGAAATGGCACTGAGTCTGCAGCACTTTGGGTGAGATCAAAGCTCAAAGACATTCTTCCGGCATAGTAATCCTTTCAACTCTCCTCTTCCATCTTTTAGTTACTTCGCTTATGCACAGTCCTGGGTCAATGATTCTCTAATACTTCTGATCGTGATCACCACCATGATATGGTCCCCAGCTTTACTGCATATTTTAAGAACCTGgtgacagaaaacaaaatcatttctcAGGAAACCATCAGTTTGATAGAGTTACAACTGAGAAAAGGGAACATTGAGGGGGCAACCTCTGCAATCAAAAGTGTATTAGAAGAAATTCATACTGCCCGACTCAGCATCGCTGTGACAGGGGAGTCGAGCAGGGAAGTCCAGTTTCGTCAAGGCCCTGAGAGGGGTTGGACATGAGGGAGAAGAGGCAGCTCCTGTTGGGGTGGTGGAGACGACCACAGAGAGGACTCCATACGAACACCCAAATTTTTCCAACATGAGAATCTGGGACCTGCCTGGGATTAGAGTCACTAAGTTCTGGCCAAAAGATTACCTGGAGAAAGTAAAATTTAGGGAGTATGACTTCATTATTGTTTCTTCTACATGCTTCAAGAAAAATGATCTAGATCTGGCCAAGGCAATCAAAATGATGAAGAATTTTTACTTTGTGAGAACCAAGGTagactgtgatttaaaaaatgcacagATATCTAAGCCAATGACCTTTGACAGAGAAAAAATCCTGCAGCAGATCCGAGAGAATTGtgtaattttaagaagaaaaacattgaTGAATCACAAATAATTTTGATATCCAACTGTGATTCATCTAAGTATGATTTTCCGATCTTGAAAGGATCTGCCTGTTCAAAAGCACCATGATTTTATGCTTTCCCTTCTCAATATTACTGAGAACCATTGTAAGAAACCAGGATTCTCATAAGCAGTTTACCAGGCTAGAAGCCTTGAAGGCTAAAATATTGGCCACCTTGCCTATGGAGGGCATCACCAGTGACAAATGACGTGGAGAAGCTGCAGGCAGGCTTAAGCTACTATTGAGTCCTTTTTGGTTGAGATGATGCGTCCTTGCAGAGTGTGGCTGAGAATGTGTGTTCCTTTGGATTTGTTgaaaatctccaaaatttgttAAAAACCAGGAATGAAAAGACAATTGGGGAAacccttttgaaatatttgaagatgTTCTGTTTAACTAATGGAAGTGTTCTTGCTGTGGTCTTTACATCAgactatgccttttttttttcttttgcagttctaagggtagaactcagggcctcgaacagcactttaccactgagctacctttcgataattttttaaaacttaacacAGTGTCTGATGATGCTGCAGTACTCCTCAAAGAGATGTATTCGACAAACAGGTAGAGTTCCAATTAGACTAAAATCCTTTGGAAGTTGAAATCCAAATTGATGAAGGAAAAATAGCCCAGTGGACATTGCTGAATAATAGACTGAGGTTAATGAGGTCATGCAGCCTTCAACTCATATTTCCGGATTGCATCTCCCTGTTAGctgcatgttttagtcagctttattaCTTATGTGAGTAAAAGACCCAATcggcacaattgtagaggagaaaaagtttatttgagggctcatggtttcagagttctcagttcatcaacagccagctccattcctcagggcttgaggtgaggcagaacatcatggtagaagagtgtggtagagggatgcagctcacatgatgatcagtaaagggggggagagggagaggatggggggcagggagtgagggaagaagggtgagggaaaaaaagagagggagagagggagtggagagaagaagagagggagaaagagaagagagagaccccacttgccaaatacaaatatataccccaaagtcacacctcaCCTGCCCCCAGTTACCACTCCctgattgtgttaaggctcttaaaacccaatcatttctcctctgaactgacttgcattgtctcacatgtgagcttttgggggacacctcacatccaaaccataacactgcacTAAGTAATGAGATATCTTAGAATAAGCAGAGAGCTAAATTCTGGTCACAACCTTCTAAAAAACCACCAGATCAGGTGATTTAACTTCTATCTAAATGTGTCTAATGTAGCTGCCACTACAGCATCTCTTATACTTGACATACATTGTTTGAAACCAGTTGTGTCCGGTCACCTTTGGCCTAGTTAAAACTCTCCCTTCCTCTGTGGTGGTGATATAACTGTTATTTCTTCATCTCATTGGCCCAACCCATCCCATGACTGCTGGCCATGATAAGAACCTAATAGCCAACACCAGAGTCATCTAGATAAGATTCCTTccccatatattttctttaaactagTCAATCTACAACCCCCATGGGAAGTCCTTGTGGATAGGGCCCATGGATCTTACTAAAGATACTGTCCCAGAGATccctttctggtttttttctttgttacccACTCACTGATTGAGTCCCTGTCACCTTTCTAGTTCCTGCCAATGTTCTGTCTGCACCCCTATCCTCTCTGGAACCTGTATGTAATTAGTACCTTCTTTTTCATGTCCTCATCATGTCTCACCTGACCTTGAATTCTGCCTGTCTCCAGATGACCTAGGTAAAGAAGGGAACAATTACTTTGTATAGATAACTCTATTACCCCAGTCTTCATATTTGAACCTAGAAAAGTCCTCCAAAACTTGGAAAATGTTAATGGGATGTCCTAACAGACCACATTGGTGTTGTGAACACCTGAAGCTTTTGCTACTAGGGGATCCTGCAGCTGTCCTAGGCCTTGAGTCCCCTTCGGTTATTGTCAGAAATTGCATATCATTGCACTATTTCAGAAGGGGAATGTAAGTTCACCTAGTACTCTCCACTACCTAGCTATTGCTACTTGGTGTTATTTTAAACCAAACCCAGTCACATCTCACCCCCACTGCCATGTATGactcatcctcccaagctgaTGGAATGGCTTCACCTCTGCACCAGCCATGGAGATGGACAGCTGTGAATTGCACTGGCACCCTGATCCTGCTGCCACACCAGCTGTGCCTTACCCACCTGGGTATACGGAAGTGAGTTGACtcaattgctttgggcctgaggtgaggcagtatatcatggtggaagggcatggcagagaaaaactgctcaaCTTATTCTCGAGTTTCATTCATGTCCTGTGTGGGTGAGGGTAAGGGTTTCTGtcggagggatgggctggctatAAATTAATTGCTAAGAAACTTAATTAATAGAAAGAACCACAGGGGACAATTATCTCTTTTGAATCAGGGGCATGACCGATTGAGCCATGCTAATCTGGTAATAATGGAAGAGCCCCCTGTCCTGTATTTATAGTCATACATGTAAAaggggggaccaggaggagctgcttctgtgaggaacaggatgggtggagttaaggaagccatttgcgCTAGCGGGTTACCCAAGTAGGATCTGCAAATTTCGGGTGATGAACCACTGCACTGATaccacatactccaggcaatctggaacaatctcttaatgattgccagttcctgggagccagatttccatgtctgacAGCTTACCAAGCCTGATTTTTCTAGTCACAGATGGCTTCCCATAGcttatggcagctgggaagcagagagagcaaggaaggagccagggacaagatacaggCCAAGGGCACACACTCCTGCTTATACTTACCATCCACTAATCCGTTGAAAGGATTAATTTTAAGTAAAGGCTTATTCCACCAATGAGGTCACAGCTCTCAcgtaatcacttcacctctgaacattcccacattgcctaacacatgagcttttctgGGGACACCCAAGATTCAAACTATATCACCAGCACAGCTTCTAGAGACTGACAGGGATATGCCATGTTGCACAGGCACCCTGATCACACTGCCACATAAGCTATATCACACCTCCCCAGGGTCTGCTGGAGTAGCCATGCCCATGGTCTTTGGAGACTCAGTCGTGTCTTCTTGCCACTAATGTGTGCACACTTCAAAGAAATAACCTAACAATGAACCTccaggaactagaaaaacaagaacaaactaaaCCCAAGCTTAGAAAAGAGAACTAATAAacatcaaagcagaaataaatgaaacagagactaataaaaacacaaaatatcaacAAAGCGAAGGACTggttttttaaatagagaaacaagatcaACAAACCTCTAGTTagattaatcaagaaaaaaagaataaccaataaataaaatcataaatgaagAAGGAGAAATTACAACTGATACCATGGAAGTACAAAGGATCATTAGGGACAATTTGAACAACTATATGCTAACAAATTGAAAAACCTAGAAGAGATGGATACACTTAAAACACATATAACCTACAAACATTGAATTGTGAACATAGAAGACCATTGAGTAGACCAATAACAATGATATTGAATAAAAAGTTTCCCATCAAAGAaatgcccaggaccagatgacttCACTGCAGATTCTAAGCTTTCAAAAAAGAACTAGAAACagttctcaaattattccaaagaattaaaagggaaagtactcttccaaattcattctatgaggccagaaTTACCTTGTTATTAAAACTGGGACCCAAAACCCAAAAGAAAACTATTGAATAGTTTCCCCCAATGAACATGCAAAAGTTATCAACTAATTACTACTAGCAAACTGAATCCGACaggatattaaaaatatcattcaccaCAATCAAGCAGGATTTATCATGGAGAATGGTTTgacatagaaaaatcaatcaataaacataatacatatcTCACTAGCCACATGAAGGACAATAATCAGATGATATTCTCAGTAGATgcataaaattatttgataaaattcaatataccCTTGtgataaaaattctgaacaaattaGGTATATAGGAAATATACCTGAACATAGTAAAGATTATAAACAACAAGCCCACAGACAATAGTGCACCAAATAGGGAAAAGCTGAgagcatttcctctaagatctaGAACAAGACAAAGATAATCACTTTCagcacttttattaaatatagtacttttattaaatatagtacttttattaaatatagttttacctagggcaattaggcaagagaaagaagtaaCAGGCACACAAATAAGAAGGGAGGAAGCCAAATTTTCCTTGTTAGCAGACAACATAATTGTATGCATAGAAAAACCTAAACGCTCCATCAAATATGTTAGAACTGATAAAATGAggtcagcaaagttgcaggatatgaAATGGACACACAAAAGTCAGTAATGTTTTTTGTACACCAAGAATGAActtgttgagaaagaaatcacaaaaattttattcacaatagccgtatttaaatacctaggaataaacttaaaaaagtaaatgacagACAGCTGGGTATGGTGTTGGATGCCTGTAAACCCCACGATTTAGGAGGCCGTtaaggagtattgcaagttcaagcacagactgggcaatttagtgagaccctgactcaaaataaaaaataaaatgggctgggaatgcagctcagtggcaaagcacccctgagttcaattcccagtaccaagggagagcaagggaagaaaacaaaagaagaaaaataaaggaagtgaatAACCTCTGTaatgaaattacaaaacactaatgaaaaaaattgaagaaggcaCATGATAAAAGGTAAATATTTCCTGTGACCATGCCTCAGAAAAATTAGGATTGTTAAAAACCCAcattatacaaaattatttacAGGTTCAGCAGGATCAGTATTAATTACATTTtccacagaactaggaaaaaatcctaaaattcatatggcagcacaaaagaccccaaataaccaaagtaatcttggtcaaaaaagaaaaaagctgaagGACAATATCCAATATATTTAGTTAAGATATACTAAAGGGCTATAGTGACCAagacatcatggtattggcataaaaactgaaacaaacaccagtggaacagaatggagattccagaaaaaaattcacacatcTATAATcgttctcagcaaaggaaccaaaaacatacatgggaAAAAGGACAGACTCTTCAGTaagtactgggaaaattggatagtGATAGGCAAAATAATGAAActtgacccctatctctcaccatattaaaaaaatggactcaaaatgaatcaaagaccttaatgtaagacctgaaagCATGAAACtagtagaataaaacataggACAAACATTTCAGGACATAAGTATAAGCAACAATTTTTGTGGATAATATCCTAAAAGCATAGACagtgaaacaaaaatatacaaacgGAATTATATCTTCTTTGCAGCAAAGGACATAGTCAACCTaacagtgaagagacaacctgaaggagtaagaaaatattttcaaattattctacTGACAAgggattaaaatccagaatatataaggtttaaaaaaacGTTTAAAAAAAACTAACGAAAAATCCAGTTTAGATTGAcaattgtttttgattttttgaaaaaattccgTTTGCCATCATCCTTTTCCCTCTACTTTCCTCTACACATATTCATCTTTTTtctcctgaattctttttttgtcACTGATTTTAAACAATCTGATTATGATATTCCTTATTGTAATTTTCCTCATGATTGGGGTTCATTGGGTTTCTTAGATTTATGGGTGTGTAGTATATCAAATTCAGATAacttttcttgtggtgctgggtatatccacaagacactaaaaaacaaacaaatctaaaagtaaataaatctaaaagtaaatagcagaaagataagtagagtagagggaagagaaagggggagggaggagggcaaagtaaggggaagtactggggactgaagtagaacattatattccatgcttttataattatgtcaaaatgaatactAATgttatgtatagctaaaaagaaccaataaaaagttttaaaaatttggataattttcagcaaggaaattttctattttttttcctagaactATATTGATACAAAATACACAATCACCACAAAAATTGGATGGATGGGTAAAACTCACAATTGCAATgcatttaatttgcattattaatCATATCACCTGTAGTAATATAGTAACAGAGTAGTCATTATTCAACTGAAAATCATGATTACTAACATTAATGGTCAGATGAAAGTAGTAACagtttatatagaaataaattatataactAAAGGGCATATAATCTGTGCTGCATCCATAAAAGGGATGCTAAGGTAAACATGGATATTGGCAATCAGGTGCTCTGCCAATAAGGAGAGGAATAAAAtaacccgtgtgtgtgtgtgtgtgtgtgtgtgtgtgtgtgtgtgtatgtgtgtgtcagagagagagagagagagagagagaggagtgtaGATATAGAAACCCACGTATCACCCATCAATTGAATTCagtacttataaaaataattataatgtacttttgcaattacatttcttttttttattttatttatttatttttttaatttatttttttacgtttacatagggtaatgatgtttctttttttccccttcccccccacccctcccacccttttccctttatacagtccttctttccttcattcttaccgctctccttagcctaactctaaacctaaccctaaacctaatgctaacccctcccaccccccaatatatgtcctcatccgcttatcagcgagatcattcgtcctttagttttttgagattggcttatctcacttagcatgatattctccaatttcgaccatttgcctacaaatgccataattttatcattcttcattgcggagtaatattccattgtataaatatgccacagtttctttatccattcatcaactgaagggcatctaggttggttccacaatctggctatggtgaattgagcagcaatgaacattgatgtggctgtatctctgtagtatgctgattttaagtcctttgggtatagaccaaggagtgggatagctgggtcaaatggtgtttccattccaagctttctgaggaatctccacactgctttccagagtggctgcactaatttgcaaccccaccagcaatgtatgagtgttcctttttcaccacatcctcgccaacacctattgttgcttgtgttcttgataatcgccattctaattggggtgagatgaaatcttagggtggttttgatttgcatttcccttattactagggatgttgaacattttttcatatatctgttgattacttgta
It encodes the following:
- the Irgm gene encoding LOW QUALITY PROTEIN: immunity-related GTPase family M protein (The sequence of the model RefSeq protein was modified relative to this genomic sequence to represent the inferred CDS: inserted 7 bases in 4 codons; deleted 1 base in 1 codon; substituted 2 bases at 2 genomic stop codons): MVPSFTAYFKNLVTENKIISQETISLIELQLRKGNIEGATSAIKSVLEEIHTARLSIAVTGESXAGKSSFVKALRGVGHEGEEAAPVGVVETTTERTPYEHPNFSNMRIWDLPGIRVTKFWPKDYLEKVKFREYDFIIVSSTCFKKNDLDLAKAIKMMKNFYFVRTKVDCDLKNAQISKPMTFDREKILQQIRXELCNFKKKNIDESQIILISNCDSSKYDFPILXKDLPVQKHHDFMLSLLNITEXTIVRNQDSHKQFTRLEALKAKILATLPMEGITSDNDVEKLQAGLSYYXVLFGXDDASLQSVAENVCSFGFVENLQNFWSCAQYLEMWHFSIVQLFNVVGCFIRISKEEDLKGQRDCTTFYDVMVPVQPLNIYRKMRTRVGKIAGAANYPSFCFPYCPGKDYQYDVKQK